The Calothrix sp. PCC 7507 DNA segment AATTACCCCAGCGGCCGATCGCCTGCCCTAAAATCAGCGAAGGAGCTACCAAATCTGCCAATTGCCAAAAAGAAACTTGCTTCAGTTTGGCAAAGATTAAAGCCGCTACTAGTCCACCGAGAATTGCTCCATGAATTGCAATCCCTCCTTGCCAAATAGCGATGATTCGATCTGGGTGTTGGGCATATTCTGGCCATTGAAACAAAACGTAGTATAGCCGCGCTGCGGGAATTGCCCCAATTACCAGCCAAATTGACAAATCACTGAGCAACTCTGGATTGACATTACGACGCTTTGCCAAGTATTGGGAAAGACTGACACCAATCAACACGGCTGTGGCAATTAATAAGCCATACCAGCGGATAGTTATTGGTCCGATTTTCTGTAAAATCGGACCTGGAGAAGTAAATTGAAATGCCAAGGGCAAAGTGGAAAGATCCAGTGCCATATAAAAATACCTAAGTAACTACATTATTAATAAGCATTAGCAGCTTCCACGCCCATGACTGGAAGCCGAAGTCTTTCAGTATATAAACAATTAGAGCAGGTTTTGCTTGGCTGTAATCATGGAGATGAGGGAGATGAGGGAGAACTAAATTATCTACCCAATCCCCAATCCCCAATCCCCAATCCCCAATCCCCAATCCCCAATCCCCAATCCCCAATCCCCAATCTCCAATCCCCAATCCCCAATCCCCAATTTAGATATAATTACTTACATCACTTGGATCTATCTAAAACCGTGATTGCTATTTATCCTGGTAGCTTTGACCCGATCACTTTGGGACACCTTGACATCATACAGCGCGGTAGTAGGCTGTTTGAGCAAGTGATTGTTGCAGTCCTACGGAACCCGAACAAGATGCCACTGTTTAGCGTCCAGCGACGGCTAGAACAGATTCGTCTTTCTACTCAACATCTACCGAATGTGGAAGTAGACAGTTTTGACGGACTGACTGTCAATTATGCTCAAATGCGACAAGCACAGGTTTTGCTGAGAGGTTTAAGGGCAGTCTCAGACTTTGAAATAGAACTACAAATGGCACACACTAATAAAACTCTTTCAACTCAAATAGAGACAGTTTTTCTAGCGACCTCAAATGAGTATAGTTTTTTAAGTAGTAGTGTGGTAAAAGAGATTGCAAGGTTTGGTGGTTCTGTCGATCATCTTGTGCCCCCACACATCGCCCTAGAAATATACCAATGCTACAACCACAACTCTCTAGCGTCGAACCAAATTTCAGTGGAAACAATCCCCCCCCTCCAGAGTATCCCAATGGAACCTCCGGTGGAGACGCACCAGGGACGGGAAGCTTAGATATTCAGCAGGAACTTAACCGCTTAGAGGAGATTATTCTCTCTAGTCTGAGAATTCCGTTGACGGGACGCACTTTAGTAGATGAAGAAAAGCTACTCGATCAGCTAGATTTTGTCAGACTTTCCTTACCATCAGTTTTTCAAGAAGCAACTTTGATTCTGGAACAAAAGGAGGAAATTCTTCTGGAAGCAGAAGAGTATGGACAGCAAGTTGTGGAAG contains these protein-coding regions:
- the lgt gene encoding prolipoprotein diacylglyceryl transferase — its product is MALDLSTLPLAFQFTSPGPILQKIGPITIRWYGLLIATAVLIGVSLSQYLAKRRNVNPELLSDLSIWLVIGAIPAARLYYVLFQWPEYAQHPDRIIAIWQGGIAIHGAILGGLVAALIFAKLKQVSFWQLADLVAPSLILGQAIGRWGNFFNSEAFGGPTNLPWKLFIPPERRPPELANFEYFHPTFLYESLWNLLVFALLITLFFRGLQGKPRLKLGTLFLVYLATYSLGRVWIEGFRTDSLMLGPLRIAQFVSLTGILLGLAGLAWLYLAKRPLPDVVPRQKGEGGIGG
- the coaD gene encoding pantetheine-phosphate adenylyltransferase, coding for MIAIYPGSFDPITLGHLDIIQRGSRLFEQVIVAVLRNPNKMPLFSVQRRLEQIRLSTQHLPNVEVDSFDGLTVNYAQMRQAQVLLRGLRAVSDFEIELQMAHTNKTLSTQIETVFLATSNEYSFLSSSVVKEIARFGGSVDHLVPPHIALEIYQCYNHNSLASNQISVETIPPLQSIPMEPPVETHQGREA